One region of Rhodocaloribacter litoris genomic DNA includes:
- a CDS encoding multicopper oxidase family protein, whose translation MIQRLAFLGLFLCLATAAPAQHHGHHGMHGPADSLAWRMPPMDMSMPMLPGLEGALPTAGPYLPGQGIDPARLPEARPREVVALADGDTLELRAGLVRRTLGGKTLVMYGYNGQYPGPLLRVRQGTKVVVRFHNDIEQPTTVHWHGLRLDNRFDGVPGLTQAPVGRGETFTYEVRFPDAGIYWYHPHVREDVQQDLGLYGNMLVDPPGAGSYGPVHREEVLILDDLLLDDAGLIPYGDDAPTHTLMGRFGNVMLVNGAPDYRLTVRRGEVVRFYLTNVANARTFNVVFEGGRAKVVASDVSRYEREAWVGSVPIAPAERYVVEVRFDAPGTYALKNAIQAVDHFRGEFYPHVDTLGLVTVLDEPAPPGPAAAFDTLRAPADVRRDLDAFRPFFDKPVDHTLTLGVRVKNLPLPIMLAMELDTLYVPPVEWNDAMPMMNWLSTAHEVTWLLRDAATGRENMDVHWDFRQGDVVKLRVFNDPETFHPMHHPIHIHGQRFLVLSMDGVPNDNLVWKDTAIIPVGSTVDLLVDMSNPGDWMLHCHIAEHLHAGMMLSFTVHPATGGTR comes from the coding sequence ATGATCCAGCGCCTCGCTTTCCTCGGCCTCTTCCTCTGCCTGGCGACGGCCGCCCCGGCCCAGCACCACGGCCACCACGGGATGCACGGCCCCGCCGACAGCCTGGCCTGGCGCATGCCGCCGATGGACATGAGCATGCCCATGCTGCCGGGCCTCGAAGGGGCGCTGCCCACCGCCGGGCCGTACCTCCCCGGCCAGGGGATCGACCCGGCGCGGCTGCCCGAGGCCCGCCCCCGCGAGGTCGTCGCCCTGGCCGACGGCGACACGCTGGAGCTGCGGGCGGGGCTGGTGCGCCGCACCCTCGGCGGCAAGACGCTCGTCATGTACGGCTACAACGGCCAGTACCCCGGCCCCCTCCTGCGCGTGCGGCAGGGGACGAAGGTGGTCGTCCGCTTCCACAACGACATCGAGCAGCCCACCACCGTCCACTGGCACGGCCTCCGCCTCGACAACCGCTTCGACGGCGTCCCCGGCCTGACGCAGGCCCCCGTGGGGCGGGGCGAGACGTTCACCTACGAGGTCCGCTTCCCCGACGCCGGCATCTACTGGTACCACCCCCACGTGCGCGAGGACGTCCAGCAGGACCTGGGCCTCTATGGCAACATGCTCGTCGACCCGCCGGGCGCGGGCTCCTACGGGCCCGTCCACCGCGAGGAGGTGCTCATCCTGGACGACCTCCTGCTCGACGACGCCGGCCTGATCCCCTACGGCGACGACGCCCCGACCCACACGCTCATGGGGCGCTTCGGCAACGTGATGCTCGTCAACGGCGCGCCGGACTACCGCCTGACCGTCCGCCGGGGTGAGGTGGTGCGCTTCTACCTGACCAACGTGGCCAACGCGCGGACGTTCAACGTGGTCTTCGAGGGCGGGCGGGCCAAGGTGGTGGCCTCCGACGTGAGCCGGTACGAGCGCGAGGCGTGGGTGGGCAGCGTGCCCATCGCCCCCGCCGAGCGGTACGTCGTCGAGGTGCGCTTCGACGCGCCCGGCACCTACGCCCTGAAGAACGCCATCCAGGCCGTCGACCACTTCCGCGGCGAGTTCTACCCGCACGTCGACACCCTCGGCCTCGTCACCGTCCTCGACGAGCCTGCGCCGCCGGGGCCGGCCGCCGCCTTCGACACCCTCCGCGCCCCCGCCGACGTGCGACGCGACCTCGACGCCTTCCGCCCCTTCTTCGACAAGCCCGTCGACCACACGCTGACCCTGGGCGTGCGCGTGAAGAACCTGCCGCTGCCCATCATGCTCGCCATGGAGCTCGACACGCTCTACGTGCCGCCCGTGGAGTGGAACGACGCCATGCCCATGATGAACTGGCTCTCCACCGCCCACGAGGTCACGTGGCTCCTCCGCGACGCGGCCACCGGCCGGGAGAACATGGACGTGCACTGGGACTTCCGGCAGGGCGACGTGGTGAAGCTCCGCGTCTTCAACGACCCGGAGACGTTTCACCCGATGCACCACCCCATCCACATCCACGGGCAGCGCTTCCTCGTCCTCTCGATGGACGGCGTGCCGAACGACAACCTGGTGTGGAAAGACACCGCCATCATCCCCGTCGGCTCCACGGTCGACCTGCTGGTGGACATGTCCAACCCCGGCGACTGGATGCTGCACTGCCACATTGCCGAGCACCTGCACGCCGGCATGATGCTCTCGTTCACCGTCCACCCGGCCACGGGCGGGACGCGGTGA
- a CDS encoding LVIVD repeat-containing protein has translation MNTRPFLAGLLLVGLATVPAHAQWTPEKPGSDNIEVLAHLPLGPRLSVADLDIEQELTRPYAYVSRMVYGDEGPRGTDIIDLADPTKPKVIYRWRIENQDLHVGTGAMDVKHFKWNGRYYVVQSLQFRQGGPNPDLGAVVLDVTGLPDPSTVKEVARIREPEKPGGFHNIFVYKHSNGRVLLFATTNGPTAHVYDLGRVVEGNLAGALVGEVPNPNEGRRGYHDFYVGYHPDSGQDRFYGGGTGGYYVYNVTDLSNPELLVTLTNIPGVAWGHTFTPGPRGRYVVAETEYQYAPLRIFDLQPALDGEVTNISQPISAWTADWRHLTHNHEVRWPYVFVSGYLDGLQVFSLMDPKNPVTVAYYDTYIGPPNEDRYPVFNGAFGVDVRNADGLIVVSDMTTGFWVFRMEGFDGWNGADWGVPDISSAQKWDEGPMGTH, from the coding sequence ATGAACACCCGACCCTTTCTCGCGGGCCTGCTCCTGGTGGGACTGGCGACCGTGCCGGCCCATGCGCAGTGGACGCCGGAGAAACCCGGCAGTGACAACATCGAGGTGCTGGCCCACCTGCCGCTCGGGCCGCGCCTGAGCGTGGCTGACCTCGATATCGAACAGGAGCTCACGCGGCCCTACGCCTACGTCTCCCGCATGGTCTACGGCGACGAGGGCCCGCGCGGCACCGACATCATCGACCTCGCCGACCCCACGAAGCCGAAGGTCATCTACCGCTGGCGCATCGAAAACCAGGACCTCCACGTCGGCACCGGCGCGATGGACGTGAAGCACTTCAAATGGAACGGCCGCTACTATGTGGTGCAGTCGCTTCAGTTCCGACAGGGCGGACCCAACCCCGACCTCGGCGCCGTCGTGCTCGACGTGACCGGCCTGCCCGACCCCTCGACGGTCAAGGAGGTGGCCCGCATCCGCGAGCCGGAGAAACCCGGCGGCTTCCACAACATCTTCGTCTACAAGCACTCGAACGGCCGCGTGCTCCTCTTCGCCACGACGAACGGCCCCACCGCGCACGTCTACGACCTGGGCCGGGTGGTGGAGGGCAACCTGGCAGGCGCCCTCGTGGGCGAGGTGCCCAACCCCAACGAGGGACGACGCGGCTACCACGACTTCTACGTCGGCTACCATCCGGACAGCGGCCAGGACCGCTTCTACGGCGGCGGTACGGGCGGCTACTACGTCTACAACGTGACGGACCTGTCCAACCCCGAACTGCTCGTCACGCTGACCAACATCCCGGGCGTGGCCTGGGGGCACACCTTCACACCCGGCCCGCGCGGCCGCTACGTGGTGGCCGAGACCGAGTACCAGTACGCCCCGCTCCGCATCTTCGACCTGCAGCCCGCCCTCGACGGCGAGGTGACCAACATCAGCCAGCCCATCTCCGCCTGGACGGCCGACTGGCGCCACCTGACCCACAACCACGAGGTGCGCTGGCCCTATGTCTTCGTCTCCGGCTACCTGGACGGCCTCCAGGTCTTCTCCCTCATGGACCCGAAGAATCCCGTTACGGTGGCCTATTACGACACCTATATCGGCCCGCCGAACGAGGACCGCTACCCCGTCTTCAACGGCGCCTTCGGCGTCGACGTGCGCAACGCCGACGGGCTGATCGTCGTCAGCGACATGACCACCGGCTTCTGGGTTTTCCGGATGGAGGGCTTCGACGGATGGAACGGCGCCGACTGGGGCGTGCCGGACATCTCCAGCGCCCAGAAGTGGGACGAGGGGCCGATGGGAACGCATTGA